One Campylobacter sp. MIT 99-7217 genomic window, TTTGGTAAATTTCGCTATCAGCAAGAAAAAAAACAAAAAGAAGCAAAGAAAAAACAAAAGGTTATCGATATAAAGGAAATCAAACTTTCCATAAAAATCGCTCAAAATGATATCAATTATAAGGTAAAACACGCTTTGGAGTTTTTAGAGCAGGGAAAACATGTGCGTTTTCGCGTCTTTTTAAAGGGGCGTGAAATGGCAAATCCTGAAGCAGGTGTGGCTATCTTAGAAAAAATTTGGACTATGATAGAAAATGTGGCTAGCAGGGACAAAGAGCCAAATTTTGAAGGCCGTTATGTAAATATGCTTGTAGTACCAAAGAGGACTTGAAAAAGGCTAATTATGCTTAATAATTTTAATGAAATTAAAAATTATTTTGACGCCTTAAATTTAGATACAAATCATTTTGAAAATTCCAATGATATTTGCACCCCTATGGACTGCGTGAAAGAAATGTTTGATTCTTTGCCTGAAGCTTTTTGGGATAAAAAGGATTTAAAAATTTTAGATTCTTGTTGTGGGAATGGAAATTTTCACGCTTATGCAGTTTTAAAAACCGAATTAAAAAATTTATATTTTAATGAAATTAATCAAAAAAGAATTCAAAATTTAAAGGCTTATTTTGGAAATGATATTAATCTTAGCGTGAAGGATTTTTTAGAATTTAACGAGGCTCCAAGCTATGATTTAGTTGTTTCAAATCCTCCTTATGCTAAATTTAATCAGGGCAAAAGGGTTTCTAAAAATCATAATTTAAGCAGGGATTTTATAAAAAAGGCTTTAAGTTTAACTAAAGATGGAGGCTATATACTTTTTATAGTGCCAAATAATTGGATGAGCTTTGCTGATAGAAACACCTTGCCGCAAGAACTTTGCAAGTATCAATTTATAGTATTAGATATTAATGGTGCTAAAAAATATTTCCCAAAAGTTGGCTCGTCTTTTACATGGTTTTTGCTTCAAAAAATACCAAATCAAAAATCTTTCAAGGTAAGAAATCATTATGTTTTTAAAGATGAACAGGTTGTATTTTTGGATAAAAATATCAATTTTATACCCTTATATTATTCGAATTTAGTAAGAAGCATTATCAATAAAACCCTAAATGATAAAACTCTTCCAAAATATAAAATCCAAACAAGTAGCAATTTACATAAATATACTCAAAAAGCTTTTTTAAGCCCTATTAAAGATGAAAAATTTAAATATAAGATCATACACACTCCCTCTCAAACGGTTTATTCAAAAAAAGAACATAAATATCAAAATGGATATAAGGTTTTTATCTCTTTAACCAATCAATATGAAAGTTTTATAGATGAATGTGGAATGACTCAATCCATAGCCTTTATAAGATGTAAAGATTTGCCTGAGGCTAAAAGGATTAAAGAAGAGCTTGATGAGCCTGTATATAGGTTTTTAAATAATATTACAAGATATGGAAATTTTAATAATGTTAGAATCTTGCAAAATTTTCCTCTACGAAGTAGTTTTAGCTTAAGCAAGGAAGAATTAAGCTTTATTGACAAATTTAACGAGGTGTATTACAGTGGCAAAAGCAAAAAATAAAAACATAGTTCCCATTAAAAATTTAGACCAGCTTGAAAAAGAGATAAATTTCGATAGTTTTGAACTTAAAAACGAGTTTATACATATTTGCAATCTAAGGCCTAATAAAGACCAAGAAAGACTTGATATAGAGATTTTAGATGAGCAAAAATGTAAAGAAAAGGGCTTTGTTTATATCTTTGTTATTAAAAATAAGATTTTTAAAATAGGGCAATCAATTACAAATATCAAGGGTAGAATCCAAAGTTATAATTGTGGTAAGGTAGAATATAGGATAAATGGCACCAACTCCACTACAAATTATTTTGTCTTACAAAGTTTATTGAGTATAAATGAACTTGTTGAAGTTTATGCCTTTTTTCCTCCAAAGCCTACTTATATTATCTTTGGACAAAGCTTTACTGATTCTTATCCTCCAAGCAAAAAGGCTGAAAATATTATTATTAAAAAATTTAAAGAAGAGCATAAAAAATTACCCATTGGTTGTACTCAAACCTAATGAAAGAAAATCCAGCCTTTTTAAAAGAACAAATCATCACTTATTTGGGCAATAAAAGAGCCTTGCTTGATTTTTTAGCTAAGGGCTTTTTGTATGCTAAAAAAGAGCTTAAAAAAGATAGGCTCATTTTTGGCGATCTTTTCAGTGGCTCAGGCATAGTAAGCCGCTTTGCAAAGGCACATTCTAGCTTTATTTTGGCTAATGATTTGGAGGCTTATTCAAGGCTTATTAATCTTTGTTATTTGGAAAATAAAAACGAAAATTTAGACCAAGAGCTTGATTTTTATCATCAAAAATTAAATGAAAATTTAGTGCTTGAAAAGGGCTTTATCTCAAGGCTTTATGCTCCAAAAGATGATGAGGCTATAAGGGCGAATGAAAGGGTTTTTTACACCAGCAAAAATGCTATGTTTTTAGATAGTATGAGGCAAAATATAGATAAAATTGTGCCCTTAAATTTAGCTCATTTTTTCATCGCCCCTTTGATTTATGAAGCAAGCGTTCATGCAAACACAGGCGGGGTTTTCAAAGGCTTTTACAAGGATAAAAGAGGTCTTGGTAAATTTGGAGGCGAGGCTCAAAATGCCTTAAAGCGTATAAAGGGGCAAATGAGCCTTAAAAAGCCCATTTTTTCAAATTTTAATTGTGAGTTTAGGGTGGAGCAAAAAGAGGTCTTAGCCCTTGCAAAAGAACTTCAAAAATTTGATCTTATCTATCTTGATCCTCCTTATAATCAGCATCCTTACAGCTCAAATTATTTTATGCTCAATCTAATCGCTAATTATAAAGAACCAAAGGAGCTTTCAAGGGTATCTGGCATACCAAAAAACTGGAATAGAAGCGCCTTTAATAAGGCTAAATTTGCTGAAGATGTGCTTTTTGAGCTTATTTTAAGCTTAAAGGCAAAGATTATTTTGCTAAGTTATAATTGCGAGGGCTTTGTAAAAAAAGAAAGCTTTGAAAAAAGGCTTAACAAGCTTGGAAAATGCTTTGTTTTAGAACAAGACTATCCAACCTTTAGAGCAAGTAGAAATTTAAGGCAGAGAAATATCAGCACAAAGGAGCAACTTTTCGTGCTGAAAAAAGCTTAGCAAGGGCTTTAACCCTTGCTTATATCATCTGTGTTTTTCCTAGATAAAGCTGTCTTGGACGAACAATTTTAAGAACTTCTTGTTCTTTTTGTTCGATCCACTGTGCAATCCAGCCCGGCGTTCTACCGATAACAAACAAAGTCGCAAACATTTCATTTGGAATACCTAAGGCTTTAAGTATAAGACCACTATGAAAATCCACATTTGGATAAAGATTTCTTTGGACGAAATAATCATCACTCAAAGCTATTTCTTCTATCCTAGAAGCAACTTTGATCAAATTCGTATCAATACCAATTTCATCAATAAGCTGATCTCTTAGCTTCTTAAGCACCTTTGCTCTTGGATCAAAGCTCTTATATACTCTATGTCCAAAACCCATTAAACGGAAAGGATCATTTTTATCTTTTGCCTTTTTAATAAATTCATCGACCCTGTCCACAGTGCCTATTCTTTCAAGCATACGGATCACGCCCTCATTTGCTCCCCCATGAGCATGACCCCAAAGAGCACCAATACCTGCACTAATACATGCATAAGGGTGAGCATGAGTTGAACCAACTCCGCGTACAACAGAAGTTGAAGCGTTTTGTTCATGATCAGCATGAAGCATAAAAACAGTATCTAAAGCCTTTATTTCGATAGGACGAAGCTCCACATGATCATAAGGATAAGTTCTTAGCATATAAAGGAAATTTTCTGTAAATCCACGATCTAAATTTGGATAAGCCATAGGAAAGCCGTTTTTGTAACGATAAGCAGTAGCGACTAAGGTAGGAATTTTAGCCACTATCCTTGCTGCCATTTCCATGTATTCTTCTTTAACATCCATATTTAAATGATCAGGATAAAAAGCACTTAAAGAAGCTACAGCTGCTTGCAAAACAGCCATTGGGTGAGCATTATCAGGAAAAGCATCGAAAAGCTTATGCATGCCCTCATGGATAAAAGAACGCTTCTTAAGCTCATATCTAAAAGACTCAAACCTCTGTGGATTTGGAAGCTCTTTATAAAGCAAAAGATGAATCACATCTAAAAAAAGTTTATTTTCAGCAAGCCATTCGATAGGATAACCCCTGTGCATCAAAATACCTTTTTCTCCATCGATATAGGTTATCTCTGACTTACAAGATGCCGTAGAAGTCAAACCCTCATCATATGAAAACATACCGGTTTGTTTATAAAAACTTGACATATCAACAACATTTGGTCCTACACTTGAATCAAGAACGGGAAATTCGTAGCTTTTGCCGTTAGTATTGTCTGTGAGTGTTACAGAATTTGACATTTTTGCTCCTTTTTGTTTTTATTATAGCAAAAAATGCCTTATGAATACAGAAAATTTAAAATGAAAAATAAATTTTTGGGCAAAAAAGTAACTCTACTTACTTTTTTCAACATTAGCTACGATTTTGATGAAACACATTACCACTATAGCCTGAAGAACAGCCGTTAAAATAAGAGTTGAATACAATACATCACTGATAAGCTTTGCACTTAAAGCTAGCGTAGCTGTAGCGATAAGTAAGGTAAGTGGCATAGAATGACTAAGAGCAAATAAAAGAGTATTTCTACCGCCTAATTTTTTGAGAAAAACACCAGAGCTAATAACCCTTAACCCTATCATAGCCACAAGCAAAATGAAGGAGTTTTCAAGAATCTCCACATTAAACAACATCTCAAGTTCAAAGGTTGAACCTATATAAATAAAAAATACAGGAATTAAAAAGCCATATCCAAAACTTGAAAGCTTGCGTTCTAAATCGTGTTTGTGATCAAAAAAAGTAGCAATAAAAGATCCGGCAACAAAAGCTCCAAGTGCGATTTCAAGTTTTGCTGCGATCATCATCACAATCACTAAAATAAAAATTGCCATACAAAATCTTATATCCTTCTCACTATTATCCTGCCAAGGCATTAAGACGATTTTAAGCTGAGGATACCACCAAAGTATGATTTTTAGAAGCTTGAAACTCAATAAACAAAAAGCTAAAAATAAAACCAAGTAAAGCAAATTTTGTGTGATTTGCCATAAAGTAGTATTTTCTTGCAAAAAAGCACCCATAATGGTAAGCAGTATAATGCTTACTACTTCAGCCAAGGTGGCTACGATCATAGAGATATTAAGCCACTCGCAATCCTTGCCAAATTCCTTAAACAAAATCGAAAGCAAACCCACACTCATCACAGGTAAAATAACAACGAACACATAAGTCGTTCCATAAAAGCTAACCAAGCCAACAGAAATAAGATAAAGCAAAGCAATATAAATCAAAGAACGCCTAAAAAGACTCTTTTTCATACCAAAAAAAAGCTTTAAATTAACCTCCATTCCAGCAATAAACATAAGATAATAAAAACCAACATTGGCTAAAAGCTTAAAATTTTGGCTATCTCCAACAAAACCTAAAAAGCCAAAAATAGCCCCCAAAATAATCTCTGTGGCTGAAATAGGCAAACGCAAAAAATTTGCAATATAAGGCGAAGTGAGTAAAATCACAGCAATAATAATAAGAATTTTTAAATCAATCAAAGCTTGAGCATCGATAACACTATGCAAACGCAACCTCTCATCTTTAAAACTTTTAAAGTCCGCAAAACTTGGTCAAAAAGCATCTATAAACCAAAGTTTAAAAACACGCATTCTAACAAAAATTTTTTAAATCAAGTTTAAGCTACAATGCTGTTTGCTACTTACTCAAACAAATAAGCCAAAGGACTTTTTTCATTAATAAAAGGTTTAAGCTCCTTAAATCCAAGCCTAAGATTAATATGACCCATAGCATAAGAAGCTAGTTCGTAAGGTTGCCACACAAGCTCAAGCCCTTCCTCATCGACAAAGAAAGTAGGAGTTAGCTCAAAATTATCATAATTTAAATCATAGCCATATTTTTCATCTAAGGATCTTAAAATAAATTCTAAAAAAATTTCATCTTGAGTATCTTTAAATAGATCTTTTGTTGAGTTTGAAAGCTCCTCGCCACTTTCCAAAGAAAATATCCTAGAACCTATAAAGCTTAAGCCGTGATTACCGCCAAGATATTCGTATTGATTAACTAAAAATAAAGCAATCTTGTCATCACTAAAATAAAGTTTATGATCATTGATAAATTCTACATTACTTTCATTTGAAAAACCTTGCTCTTTAAAAAAATCCTCCTGCTCTTTTTGGGCAAGTTGTCTTAGCTCTTGCAAATTTGAAACATTAAAGGATAAATTTGTATTAAGCTTTGAAACAGCTTCTTTTTCAAGTTTTGTACTATATGGTATAAATATAAAATTATCCTGCCTATGAAAAGATAATTTTTCCCCATTTATAAAGGTTTCTTGCTCAAAATCTTGTTTAATAAAATGAAGCTGATTAAGCTTTTTATCACTTAATTTTAAATCCATATCAAAGATCAAACCTTGAGTATCAAGCTTTGCCTTTAACCCTAAAATATCATCATCAAAATAAAAATTTCCTTGAAAACTTTGAGGTAAATACAAATTTTCAAGAGTAAAGCTTTTATTTTCGTCCATAAAGCCTTCAAAAAAGCCTTCAAATTGTGAAAATTTAGCTCCAACAGAATAAACATTTTCCTTAATTTTTAGAATTTCAACATACAAATCATACTCTTTAGAACCAACCTTACCCTCAAAAACATAAGACACGCCCTCATTAGGCTGTAAATTTTCCAAAGCTTGCCAGTCTTTATTTTGCGAGCTACAAGCAAGAAAAAACATAGTAATAAAGATCAAAAATACTCTCATAAAAATCCTTTATTCATTTTCATTTTCCAAAGCCAAAGCTTGATAATGAGCGATCAAAGGCTCGATCAGCTCATCAAATAAGCCATTTTCCATTATCGCATCAAGGCGGTAAAGCGTTAGGTTGATACGATGATCACTGATTCTATTTTGTGGATAATTATAAGTTCTAATACGCTCACTTCTATCCCCACTTCCTACCTGAGACTTCCTTGTTAGACTTTCTTTGGCTTGTTGCTCTTGCATTTTCATATCATAAAGCCTAGCTTTTAACACCTTCATCGCCGCTTCTTTGTTTTTGTGCTGATCTTTTCCGTCTTGATTTACAACAACAAGTCCCGTTGGTAAATGCGTGATACGAACGGCAGAATCAGTGGTATTTACGCTTTGTCCTCCATGTCCGCTACTTCTCATCACATCGATTTTAAGTTCATTTGGATTGATTTGAATTTCTATATCATCAACCTCAGGCATGATAGCAACTGTTATAGCTGAGGTATGCACCCTACCTTGAGACTCAGTTGCTGGCACTCTTTGAACGCGGTGAGTTCCGCCCTCAAATTTAAGCCTTGAGTAAGCTCCCTCGCCTTTTATCAAAATGATAATCTCCTTAAAGCCTCCAGCACTTCCCTCGCTTGAACTTACAATCTCCATTTTATAGCCACGAAGTTCAGCATATCTTGTATATGCCTTAAGTAAGTCCCCAACAAATAAAGCCGCCTCATCTCCTCCTGTGCCTGCACGAATTTCAAGAAAGATATTTCTTTCATCGTTTTCATCTTTAGGCAAAAGTAAGATTTTAAGCTCTTCTTCGATTTTGGGTTTTTGCTCTTCTAAATTTTTAAGCTCTTCTTTGGCTAAATCGCTAAATTCAGCATCGCTGAGTAAGGATTTATTTTCTTCGATTTGATTTAAGATAGAAAGATATTCTTTGGCTTTTAAAACTATGGGTTCTATTTTTTTTTGCTCTTTAGAAAGTGCAGTCATTTTCGCAATGTCTGCGACGAGAGTAGAATCGCTAAGAAGAGCATTTAGCTCCTCATAACGCTTAAAAAAAGGATCAAGCTTAGAAGCTAGCATTAAGGACTAAGAAATTTTATTGACTAAAAGAGCCAAGCGACTAACACGACGCGATGCGGTTTGTTTTTTCAAAAAGCCACGGCTTACCATTGCGTGAATGCTTTTGTTTGCTATTTTAAGAGCTTCGTTAGCTTTTTCTTTATCATTTGACTGAGCAGCCTCGCGAACGGCTCTTGTGATATTTTTAAGTCTTGTTCTGTAAAATCTATTTCTTTCAGTTTTTTTGATGGTCTGTCTTGCTCTTTTTTCAGAGGATTTGTGGTTTGCCATTTGTTTCCTTTGTCAAAAATAAAAAATGAAATTTAAAGGATAATTATATATAAAAAATATTAAAATTAAATTAATTTAAGCAAAATTTTATATATTTTCAAAATAAATTCAAAATAACTTAAAACAAATCTTGAATTTTTATATCCCAAAATAAAAGATCAAATTTAAGTAAAATTCCGCAAATAACAGCGGACAAAAGTCCTGCAAAAAGTCCTGCAAGCATATCATCAAGCATTACTCCAAGCCCACCTTTGACTTTTTTATCCACCTTGCCGATGATAGAAGGTTTTGTGATATCAAAAAATCGAAATAAAACAAAGGAAAGCACAAAGGCAAAAACACTTTCTCCAAAAATAGCCAAAGCAAGAAACACTCCAGCCACCTCATCAATGACGATATGTTTATCATCGTGTATCCCACTTGCCTTTTCATACTCATTAATCACGCTAATAGAAGCTATAAAGATCAAAAACGAAAGCAAAAATAAGGTTTGAATGCCTAAGTATTTGATGATAAAAAAAGCAGGGATCAAAGCTACTAGCGTTCCAAAAGTGCCAGGAGCCTTACTTACGCAACCTGAATAAAAAAAAGTTAAAAATAATTTTTGCATTTTATACCACAAAATGAGCTTGATGAAGCCTTAAAAGCTGACCATAAAATTCTTCATCTTTCTTGTGTTCCAAGATAGCTCCTGTTGGAAACAAGTCATTATAAATTCTTTGCATATTTTTAAAGCGATTTGGAAAAATTTGACTCAAAATGATTGATGAGACCTCTTCTCTCATAAAAATTGCTGGGGGAATGATCCCATGCCTTAGAAGCTCTTTTAAAGACCTTGCATTAAATTTAGCATGATGATGCGCTCCGTGTGGGCAGGATTTGGTACTGACTAAAATTTTACATTTTTCACAAAAAACAAACTCAGGCAAAATGACAACCTCTATCCCATAATCCCTAGCAAATTCATCAAGTATAGTTTTGGCTTGATTTTGATCATAGTGCATGCCAAGTCCCGTGTGATTTTGTCCAACTATCATCTTAGAACAGCCCAAACTTTTAGCAATAACACCCTCAAGTGCTGGATTTAGATGGGCGTGAAAGATATCAATATGTCTTAAAGGAAAAACAAAAATATGTTCATGAGGAAAATAATTTTGTATAACTTGATCAAGATACGCTTTTTTAAGCTCAAAATCAAAGCCATTTTCTTCATAAGATTCTATTAAAAAAATAACAACCAAATCAGCCTTATCAATGGTCCAACTAAAAATACGCTCATGACCCCTGTGTAAAGGATCTAAGCTTGTTACTAAAGCAGTGATTCTTTGGGCATTAAGCCTTTGTTTGACCTCGTTAAATTCCTCTTTAATTTTTTTGATATGAGAATCAAAAATTTCAAATTCTCCACTGATACAAATTTTACCGACATTATCAAGGGAGCAAATATGAGGTTCAAAGATATTAGTAACTTGTTTATTGTTTTTAAATTTGCTTTCAAGTTTTAGCTCTCCAACGACTCTTCCCTCACAGACAAGGTTTAAAATATCGCCCTTTCTTGCATGCAAAACAACCCTATCATCAAATTTAGGAGCAAAGGTTAGTGCATAAGGAGCTTTTTTGCCGTCTATTTTTCCATATTTTATAAATTCATCTTTTTCTTTTTCATTGATCAAACGCGTGCAAGTTCCAAGCATTTGCTCTTTTATGAGGCATAAAAGCTCATATTCGCTTTTTTGCAAGATGATATTTTTATTTTTTCTTTGTGAGTCCATATTTTTTCCTTTTTTC contains:
- a CDS encoding DNA adenine methylase; this encodes MKENPAFLKEQIITYLGNKRALLDFLAKGFLYAKKELKKDRLIFGDLFSGSGIVSRFAKAHSSFILANDLEAYSRLINLCYLENKNENLDQELDFYHQKLNENLVLEKGFISRLYAPKDDEAIRANERVFYTSKNAMFLDSMRQNIDKIVPLNLAHFFIAPLIYEASVHANTGGVFKGFYKDKRGLGKFGGEAQNALKRIKGQMSLKKPIFSNFNCEFRVEQKEVLALAKELQKFDLIYLDPPYNQHPYSSNYFMLNLIANYKEPKELSRVSGIPKNWNRSAFNKAKFAEDVLFELILSLKAKIILLSYNCEGFVKKESFEKRLNKLGKCFVLEQDYPTFRASRNLRQRNISTKEQLFVLKKA
- a CDS encoding sulfate adenylyltransferase; translation: MDSQRKNKNIILQKSEYELLCLIKEQMLGTCTRLINEKEKDEFIKYGKIDGKKAPYALTFAPKFDDRVVLHARKGDILNLVCEGRVVGELKLESKFKNNKQVTNIFEPHICSLDNVGKICISGEFEIFDSHIKKIKEEFNEVKQRLNAQRITALVTSLDPLHRGHERIFSWTIDKADLVVIFLIESYEENGFDFELKKAYLDQVIQNYFPHEHIFVFPLRHIDIFHAHLNPALEGVIAKSLGCSKMIVGQNHTGLGMHYDQNQAKTILDEFARDYGIEVVILPEFVFCEKCKILVSTKSCPHGAHHHAKFNARSLKELLRHGIIPPAIFMREEVSSIILSQIFPNRFKNMQRIYNDLFPTGAILEHKKDEEFYGQLLRLHQAHFVV
- a CDS encoding Eco57I restriction-modification methylase domain-containing protein; the protein is MLNNFNEIKNYFDALNLDTNHFENSNDICTPMDCVKEMFDSLPEAFWDKKDLKILDSCCGNGNFHAYAVLKTELKNLYFNEINQKRIQNLKAYFGNDINLSVKDFLEFNEAPSYDLVVSNPPYAKFNQGKRVSKNHNLSRDFIKKALSLTKDGGYILFIVPNNWMSFADRNTLPQELCKYQFIVLDINGAKKYFPKVGSSFTWFLLQKIPNQKSFKVRNHYVFKDEQVVFLDKNINFIPLYYSNLVRSIINKTLNDKTLPKYKIQTSSNLHKYTQKAFLSPIKDEKFKYKIIHTPSQTVYSKKEHKYQNGYKVFISLTNQYESFIDECGMTQSIAFIRCKDLPEAKRIKEELDEPVYRFLNNITRYGNFNNVRILQNFPLRSSFSLSKEELSFIDKFNEVYYSGKSKK
- a CDS encoding GIY-YIG nuclease family protein, producing MAKAKNKNIVPIKNLDQLEKEINFDSFELKNEFIHICNLRPNKDQERLDIEILDEQKCKEKGFVYIFVIKNKIFKIGQSITNIKGRIQSYNCGKVEYRINGTNSTTNYFVLQSLLSINELVEVYAFFPPKPTYIIFGQSFTDSYPPSKKAENIIIKKFKEEHKKLPIGCTQT
- a CDS encoding cation:proton antiporter, which encodes MHSVIDAQALIDLKILIIIAVILLTSPYIANFLRLPISATEIILGAIFGFLGFVGDSQNFKLLANVGFYYLMFIAGMEVNLKLFFGMKKSLFRRSLIYIALLYLISVGLVSFYGTTYVFVVILPVMSVGLLSILFKEFGKDCEWLNISMIVATLAEVVSIILLTIMGAFLQENTTLWQITQNLLYLVLFLAFCLLSFKLLKIILWWYPQLKIVLMPWQDNSEKDIRFCMAIFILVIVMMIAAKLEIALGAFVAGSFIATFFDHKHDLERKLSSFGYGFLIPVFFIYIGSTFELEMLFNVEILENSFILLVAMIGLRVISSGVFLKKLGGRNTLLFALSHSMPLTLLIATATLALSAKLISDVLYSTLILTAVLQAIVVMCFIKIVANVEKSK
- a CDS encoding phosphatidylglycerophosphatase A — encoded protein: MQKLFLTFFYSGCVSKAPGTFGTLVALIPAFFIIKYLGIQTLFLLSFLIFIASISVINEYEKASGIHDDKHIVIDEVAGVFLALAIFGESVFAFVLSFVLFRFFDITKPSIIGKVDKKVKGGLGVMLDDMLAGLFAGLLSAVICGILLKFDLLFWDIKIQDLF
- the infC gene encoding translation initiation factor IF-3 encodes the protein MSKEKEVLLNEEIRADEIRCIGDDGKVYGIISSDEALDIANGLGLDLVMIAPDAKPPVCKIMDFGKFRYQQEKKQKEAKKKQKVIDIKEIKLSIKIAQNDINYKVKHALEFLEQGKHVRFRVFLKGREMANPEAGVAILEKIWTMIENVASRDKEPNFEGRYVNMLVVPKRT
- the rpsT gene encoding 30S ribosomal protein S20, with product MANHKSSEKRARQTIKKTERNRFYRTRLKNITRAVREAAQSNDKEKANEALKIANKSIHAMVSRGFLKKQTASRRVSRLALLVNKIS
- a CDS encoding RsiV family protein yields the protein MRVFLIFITMFFLACSSQNKDWQALENLQPNEGVSYVFEGKVGSKEYDLYVEILKIKENVYSVGAKFSQFEGFFEGFMDENKSFTLENLYLPQSFQGNFYFDDDILGLKAKLDTQGLIFDMDLKLSDKKLNQLHFIKQDFEQETFINGEKLSFHRQDNFIFIPYSTKLEKEAVSKLNTNLSFNVSNLQELRQLAQKEQEDFFKEQGFSNESNVEFINDHKLYFSDDKIALFLVNQYEYLGGNHGLSFIGSRIFSLESGEELSNSTKDLFKDTQDEIFLEFILRSLDEKYGYDLNYDNFELTPTFFVDEEGLELVWQPYELASYAMGHINLRLGFKELKPFINEKSPLAYLFE
- the prfA gene encoding peptide chain release factor 1, producing MLASKLDPFFKRYEELNALLSDSTLVADIAKMTALSKEQKKIEPIVLKAKEYLSILNQIEENKSLLSDAEFSDLAKEELKNLEEQKPKIEEELKILLLPKDENDERNIFLEIRAGTGGDEAALFVGDLLKAYTRYAELRGYKMEIVSSSEGSAGGFKEIIILIKGEGAYSRLKFEGGTHRVQRVPATESQGRVHTSAITVAIMPEVDDIEIQINPNELKIDVMRSSGHGGQSVNTTDSAVRITHLPTGLVVVNQDGKDQHKNKEAAMKVLKARLYDMKMQEQQAKESLTRKSQVGSGDRSERIRTYNYPQNRISDHRINLTLYRLDAIMENGLFDELIEPLIAHYQALALENENE
- a CDS encoding citrate synthase, translated to MSNSVTLTDNTNGKSYEFPVLDSSVGPNVVDMSSFYKQTGMFSYDEGLTSTASCKSEITYIDGEKGILMHRGYPIEWLAENKLFLDVIHLLLYKELPNPQRFESFRYELKKRSFIHEGMHKLFDAFPDNAHPMAVLQAAVASLSAFYPDHLNMDVKEEYMEMAARIVAKIPTLVATAYRYKNGFPMAYPNLDRGFTENFLYMLRTYPYDHVELRPIEIKALDTVFMLHADHEQNASTSVVRGVGSTHAHPYACISAGIGALWGHAHGGANEGVIRMLERIGTVDRVDEFIKKAKDKNDPFRLMGFGHRVYKSFDPRAKVLKKLRDQLIDEIGIDTNLIKVASRIEEIALSDDYFVQRNLYPNVDFHSGLILKALGIPNEMFATLFVIGRTPGWIAQWIEQKEQEVLKIVRPRQLYLGKTQMI